A stretch of DNA from Coccidioides posadasii str. Silveira chromosome 1, complete sequence:
CTGCCCTACCTTTTAAATCTGCACGCCCTTTCCTGTTTCAGTTCCTTGCAACGCTGCAGAGTGTTTGTTTACCTGCCAGAGGCTGACAAACAtgattttctctctctcctgtTAGCGCCACGTGCGAGCATCAGATCACCGTTCCAAACAATTCAATCCTCTACTGCAGCACCAGGTATGCTGTCCCGGGCTATTTTTATACCATGTCTCTAGGGCCACACCCAACTTACCCAGCTGCCCGGATACCATGGCTTACATCCTCTGTAGGTGCCGGAATGCAGACTCTTTGAAGCCAATTTCACTTTCACTCCAAACTCTGTCGTCATTTACATACCCCAAATTAACCCCTCCTCGCCGGAGATCATCCTCCGCAGCAGCAACGATAACAACAACCGCAAAGACACCACcaacaccaccaccaccgcaaGCAATGGGAGCGATGGCCCAGACGCAAGAGCCTTTCTCCTTTCCATACTTTGAGGCGCCGAAGCTCATCGTGGGCGACAAGCCAGTAACATACCTGGACGAAAAACCAAAGCTCGAAAAGCCCACCTTCCTCCCGGCCCGTCCCAGACGCGCCGTCGAGTCAACCGCCGCATACCGCTTCCTCCTCCAGTTCCGGCGTAGCTCGGCGCCGCAGCCACACCCCGAGTCCGCCGGCCACAGCGGCATCAACCCGGTCGAAGAgaacaaagaaagaatcgCTTCATCCCCCGACATCGTCATCAACGCCGGCCCCTCCCCGACCCTTACGGCTGTGAACAGCGAGTTTGGCGACGACGGCGACGAGAAGCAGTCCTCCAAAGAGTATGCTTCGTCTCCACCGTCTCTGAGCACTTCCACCGCGACGGAGACGGTCAGTGGATCGCTGGAGTTGAAGTGCTCGATGTCCGCGATGCGAAGGGGCATGGAAAATGGGGTGCAGTCCGGTATTTACCATGGCAAGTCCGCTTGATGCTTTGATCTTGGGCCTGGAATTCGGAGTGCCCAAGGTGCGGGACGGATTGTTCATTTCTTTCTGGGAGACCCCACGGatgtgagagagagagagagagagagagagaggagaagcacaaaacaaaaaaaaataaaataaaaaataaaaataaaaaataaaaataaaaaataaaaaaaaatctaaATGAAGTGAAAAAAGGGATGATAGATATTATCGGGAGATAGGCATCTACTTGCTGCCCCTCCCCATCAGTGATACCTTGCTGGGAATTGTAACATTCCTCTAACCAATAGACTTAAAAGACATTCAACAATCTACCAGAAGGAATATTTGGCGAAGTGAGTTTGGTATTTTTGAAGCCATGTAAGTTCAGATtgtattctttctttctgattCTAAAGGACggaagatatttaataaaggGATTTCGATGTTCATGGGGTGCATCTTCCGGTAAAACGGGGGTAGAGGCAGCATTCTCTGACGGTGTATCGTCCGCACATCCAGGCCAGGAACCGTTCCACTCCAAGTCCGTATCCGCCATGTGGAGATGTGCCGTACCTAGAAGCAAAGgtaaaaaaaggagaagagaatTAGTATACAGAACAGAAAGATATCGTCGAaaggggaagaagagagcAAATAATGGAGGGAACTTACTTCCTCTGATCCGTGTACCAGTAATACGGGGTTGGATCCATCCCTCGGCTAGCATACGCCCCCATCAACTCATCCCAGTCCTCCATTCTCATACTTCCTCCTACAATCTCTCCCACGCCCGGCATCAGCACATCCACACTCTCCGTCACCCGTAGGTCCTCCGGGTCCTTCCTCATGTAGAACGCTTTGATTTCCACGGGGAAATGGGTCAGGAAGATCGTCTGGTTCATGGTGTCAGTCATCTTGCGCTCGGCCGCTTCGGCGATGTCGTCGCCAAACGTGTGTGGGTTGCCTTCTTCGTTAGGGATGTTGTGCTCGCGCAACCAGTCGATGGCCTCGGCGTACTTCATGCGTTTGAAGGGCCGGCTGGGCGGCTTGAAGTCTGGGTTGAGGCTCTTAATGTACCCGGCGATCTGTGGGTCGGCGAGCACGAGGTCGAGGACCCGGCAGATGATGACTTCGAGGTGGTCGAGGAGGTCGTCGAAGGTGATGAAGTCCAGCTCGGCTTCAATGTGGGTGTATTCAGAGAGATGGCGGCGGGTGAGGGACTTTTCGGCACGGAAGGAAGGGCAGATGCAGAAGACGTCGCCGAGGGAGGGGAGGCAGGTTTCGAGGTAGAGCTGCGAGGATTGGGTCAGATAGGCGGGTTCGCCGTAGTAGTCGAACGAGAAGAGCGTGGAGCCGCCTTCGACCTGGGTTTGGACCATGGCCGGCGGTGTCACTTCGAGCATGCGCTGCTCTTCGAAGGCTGAGCGGAAGGCACGAATAACGGCGGCACGGACTTTCATGACGGAGGAGGCGATCTCGCCACGGAGGACCAGGTGTCTGTTGTCGTAGAGGGTCTGGGGGTCGGCGTCGGGAGCCACACGGGTCGTGATGGCCTCCTTATCGCCGGCGGCACGACCGATGACCGTGAAGAAAT
This window harbors:
- a CDS encoding uncharacterized protein (EggNog:ENOG410PYN6), producing MLCRNADSLKPISLSLQTLSSFTYPKLTPPRRRSSSAAATITTTAKTPPTPPPPQAMGAMAQTQEPFSFPYFEAPKLIVGDKPVTYLDEKPKLEKPTFLPARPRRAVESTAAYRFLLQFRRSSAPQPHPESAGHSGINPVEENKERIASSPDIVINAGPSPTLTAVNSEFGDDGDEKQSSKEYASSPPSLSTSTATETVSGSLELKCSMSAMRRGMENGVQSGIYHGKSA
- a CDS encoding uncharacterized protein (EggNog:ENOG410PFF1~COG:J~BUSCO:3941at33183), which translates into the protein MAPSAPNTIYIDEDVGRDDESAAGTDLSPYKTLVYAFLQHPPSTENIQYLTRKSETGPVGEDGDPSVRLEWKPATKSALKKATNLFEARKKKAAKEHELALRQKEEAEKRQLVLEAAKKVVIKEDASLPKPVRIRLYEKDPAKVKLRDGDTPGTRVRVLGRVHRLRSQKDVIFVTLSDGYGFLQCVFTGDLVKTYDAMTLTLETSIAVHGEMCAVPPKQHAPDNRELHADFFTVIGRAAGDKEAITTRVAPDADPQTLYDNRHLVLRGEIASSVMKVRAAVIRAFRSAFEEQRMLEVTPPAMVQTQVEGGSTLFSFDYYGEPAYLTQSSQLYLETCLPSLGDVFCICPSFRAEKSLTRRHLSEYTHIEAELDFITFDDLLDHLEVIICRVLDLVLADPQIAGYIKSLNPDFKPPSRPFKRMKYAEAIDWLREHNIPNEEGNPHTFGDDIAEAAERKMTDTMNQTIFLTHFPVEIKAFYMRKDPEDLRVTESVDVLMPGVGEIVGGSMRMEDWDELMGAYASRGMDPTPYYWYTDQRKYGTSPHGGYGLGVERFLAWMCGRYTVRECCLYPRFTGRCTP